A window of Cryptomeria japonica chromosome 3, Sugi_1.0, whole genome shotgun sequence contains these coding sequences:
- the LOC131072941 gene encoding glucan endo-1,3-beta-glucosidase 11: MISRTCAMGLLFAVCVLLLLCSKTESLSIGGSSTIGINYGQLADNIPSPSKVAQLLQGIKIKKVKLYDSNPEILKAFAKKDIALWVGIGNENVAGLITTQGALAWLNQNLTPYLPDTKIVGISVGNEIYTGTDAQLSANLVPAMSAIHSALVSLGLDASIQVSTAHSIGVLGSSYPPSAGAFREELTSLITPHLELLSLTGSPFWLNAYPFFAYKDNPGKISLDYVLFKPNQGMDDPATNLHYDNMLYAQVDACYTALSALGYGNLEVRVSETGWPSKGDPEEIGASIQNAQAYNRNLLVRLAQNQGTPMKPTASLEAYVFALFNEDLKPGPTSERNYGLYKPDGVIAYYVGLGRSSASNALSAFTSSAQGACDQLTTLRRLFIILLSIVCSYLLIIR, encoded by the exons ATGATATCTCGGACCTGCGCAATGGGACTCCTATTTGCCGTCTGTGTTTTGTTGCTCTTGTGTTCCAAAACGG AGAGTTTATCTATCGGGGGCAGCAGCACAATAGGCATCAACTACGGACAACTAGCAGACAACATACCTTCGCCAAGCAAAGTGGCACAGTTGTTGCAGGGAATCAAGATAAAAAAAGTGAAACTGTATGACTCAAACCCAGAAATTCTGAAGGCTTTCGCTAAAAAAGATATAGCACTGTGGGTGGGCATTGGGAACGAAAACGTTGCAGGGCTGATTACAACTCAAGGGGCCCTGGCATGGCTGAATCAGAACTTGACTCCCTATTTACCAGATACCAAAATTGTGGGTATTTCTGTGGGCAACGAGATCTATACAGGAACTGATGCACAGCTCAGTGCTAATCTGGTGCCAGCAATGTCGGCCATCCATTCGGCCCTCGTCAGCCTTGGCTTGGACGCCTCTATCCAAGTCTCCACTGCCCATTCCATTGGTGTGTTGGGTAGCAGTTACCCACCATCTGCTGGTGCTTTCAG GGAGGAACTGACTAGTCTGATAACACCACACCTGGAATTGCTGTCATTAACTGGTTCCCCATTTTGGCTCAACGCCTATCCTTTCTTTGCCTACAAGGACAACCCAGGGAAGATTTCTTTGGACTATGTCTTGTTCAAGCCTAACCAAGGCATGGATGATCCTGCTACTAATTTGCACTACGACAACATGTTATATGCTCAGGTGGATGCCTGTTATACTGCTCTTAGTGCACTGGGCTATGGCAATTTGGAAGTGAGGGTTTCTGAGACAGGGTGGCCTTCTAAGGGAGATCCTGAGGAGATCGGGGCTAGTATACAGAATGCACAAGCTTATAACAGGAATCTGTTAGTCAGGCTGGCACAGAACCAGGGGACACCAATGAAACCAACTGCTAGTCTTGAGGCTTATGTATTTGCACTGTTTAATGAAGATCTTAAGCCAGGTCCAACTTCAGAGAGGAACTATGGTCTGTATAAGCCCGATGGTGTTATTGCCTATTATGTTGGTCTTGGGCGTTCTTCTGCTAGCAATGCCCTCTCTGCTTTCACTTCCTCTGCCCAG GGAGCCTGTGATCAGCTGACAACATTGAGAAGACTGTTTATAATACTCTTAAGCATTGTGTGCTCTTACCTTCTCATCATCCGCTGA